One part of the Clostridium thermosuccinogenes genome encodes these proteins:
- a CDS encoding Tex family protein: MGDIINQLIHEFNLKPFQVQNAVKLIDEGNTIPFIARYRKEATGELNDQVLRELHERLVYLRNLEERREDVRRLIDEQGKLSPEVSEALDKAVSLQEIEDIYRPYKPKRRTRATVAKEKGLEPLAQIIYAQKLKSGSIDDIAAPYINPEKGVNTVEDALNGAMDIIAEDISDNAEYRKAIRDMFFKSGVIVSKAKKEEDSVYRMYYDFKEPVSRIAKHRILALNRGEKEEFLQVKIDVPTEQIINYLKARVVGKNVSVTSEYVARAAEDSYERLIAPSIEREVRNELTEAAEEQAMKVFAENLRNLLLQPPVKGHVVMGLDPAYRTGCKIAVIDETGKVLDTTVVYPTPPQNKVEEAKKILKHLIEKHKVDLISIGNGTASKESEIFIADMLKEIDRKIYYMVVSEAGASVYSASKLGAEEFPDFDVAQRSAVSIARRLQDPLAELVKIDPKAIGVGQYQHDMNQKRLGETLGGVVEDCVNNVGVDLNTASPSLLSYVSGINATLAKNIVEYREKNGKFRNRKELKNVKKLGEKAFEQCAGFLRIPDGDNILDNTSVHPESYEAARKLLEIMGYTLEDVKNKNLGDLKQKVEKKGIAVVAEEVGVGVPTLTDIINELLKPGRDPRDELPKPILLTDVMHIEDLKPGMVVTGTVRNVADFGAFVDIGVHQDGLVHISELSDRYVRNPMEVVSVGDIVKVRILDVDVQRKRISLSMKGV, encoded by the coding sequence ATGGGAGATATTATCAATCAATTAATCCATGAGTTCAATCTTAAGCCCTTTCAGGTTCAAAATGCAGTGAAGCTGATAGATGAAGGCAATACCATACCCTTTATAGCAAGATACAGGAAGGAAGCTACCGGGGAACTTAACGACCAGGTATTGAGAGAGCTTCACGAAAGGCTGGTATATCTGAGGAATCTCGAAGAGAGAAGAGAGGACGTAAGGAGGCTGATTGACGAGCAGGGTAAGCTGTCTCCGGAAGTTTCCGAGGCCCTGGACAAAGCTGTCAGCCTTCAGGAGATAGAGGATATATACCGACCGTACAAACCAAAACGCAGAACCCGGGCAACAGTGGCAAAAGAAAAGGGCTTGGAGCCTCTCGCCCAGATAATTTATGCCCAGAAACTAAAGAGCGGAAGCATTGATGATATTGCCGCTCCCTACATAAACCCCGAAAAAGGTGTAAACACTGTTGAAGACGCTTTAAACGGAGCTATGGACATTATTGCCGAGGATATATCCGATAATGCGGAATACAGAAAAGCCATAAGGGATATGTTTTTTAAATCAGGTGTGATCGTATCCAAGGCTAAAAAGGAAGAGGATTCGGTATACAGGATGTATTATGATTTCAAGGAACCGGTGTCCAGAATCGCAAAGCACAGGATACTGGCCTTAAACCGGGGTGAAAAGGAGGAATTCCTTCAGGTAAAAATAGATGTTCCCACAGAGCAGATAATCAATTATCTGAAAGCTCGGGTTGTCGGTAAAAACGTGTCCGTCACATCGGAATATGTTGCCCGGGCGGCAGAGGATTCTTACGAGCGCCTGATCGCGCCTTCCATCGAGAGGGAAGTGAGAAATGAGCTGACGGAAGCTGCTGAGGAACAGGCTATGAAGGTTTTTGCCGAGAATTTAAGAAACCTCCTGCTGCAGCCTCCTGTAAAGGGACATGTTGTCATGGGGCTGGACCCGGCCTACAGGACGGGCTGCAAGATCGCCGTAATAGACGAAACCGGAAAGGTGCTGGATACCACGGTAGTGTATCCTACACCACCGCAAAACAAGGTGGAGGAAGCTAAAAAAATATTAAAGCATCTGATAGAAAAGCATAAGGTGGACCTGATATCCATTGGAAACGGTACCGCATCAAAAGAGTCGGAGATATTTATCGCCGATATGCTCAAGGAGATAGACAGAAAGATTTATTACATGGTGGTAAGCGAAGCAGGAGCGTCGGTTTATTCGGCGTCCAAATTAGGCGCTGAGGAGTTTCCCGATTTTGATGTGGCGCAGAGAAGTGCTGTTTCTATAGCAAGAAGGCTTCAGGACCCCCTTGCGGAATTGGTCAAGATAGATCCTAAAGCGATCGGAGTAGGCCAGTATCAGCATGATATGAATCAAAAAAGGCTGGGTGAGACATTGGGCGGAGTTGTGGAGGATTGTGTCAATAATGTGGGAGTGGATCTCAATACCGCTTCCCCTTCACTTTTGTCCTATGTTTCGGGCATCAACGCCACCCTTGCCAAAAACATTGTGGAGTACAGGGAGAAGAACGGAAAGTTCAGAAACAGGAAAGAACTGAAAAATGTGAAAAAGCTGGGGGAAAAGGCCTTTGAACAGTGCGCCGGTTTCTTAAGAATACCGGACGGCGATAATATCCTGGACAATACTTCAGTCCATCCGGAATCCTATGAAGCGGCACGAAAGCTCCTCGAGATAATGGGATACACCTTGGAGGATGTAAAAAACAAAAATCTCGGCGACCTGAAGCAAAAGGTTGAGAAAAAAGGCATCGCAGTTGTAGCGGAAGAGGTGGGCGTCGGTGTACCTACCCTTACGGATATAATCAATGAACTCCTGAAGCCGGGCAGAGACCCCAGGGATGAACTGCCCAAGCCGATACTGCTGACGGATGTAATGCATATCGAGGATTTAAAACCCGGCATGGTGGTGACAGGCACGGTCAGAAATGTTGCCGATTTCGGAGCGTTCGTGGATATCGGTGTCCATCAGGACGGCCTGGTGCACATATCGGAGCTTAGCGACAGGTATGTAAGAAATCCCATGGAAGTGGTGTCGGTGGGCGATATTGTTAAAGTCAGAATCCTGGATGTGGATGTGCAGAGAAAGAGAATATCCCTGAGCATGAAAGGAGTATAA
- a CDS encoding ABC transporter substrate-binding protein, which produces MKKIKVLLTVVLSICLLAGTLLTLSACSSKEKDDSSASKDGKKKIGIIQIVEHPSLNTIRETFIEQLEKNGFKDGENITIDYQNAQNDQTNLKTIAKKFATNKYDLIVAIATPSALAAAGETKDIPVLFSAVTDPVSAQLVKSLEKPGGNVTGTSDAVSAAKIMELAMRITPEIKTIGALYNSSEINSISVINDLKEFAKSNGLTVVEATVTSSSEVQQAVQSLVGKTDAIFSPIDNTVASAMPVVAQIANKAKIPVYVGADSMVKDGGLATYGINYPVLGRETADMAAEILKGKNPGDMPVRIMTEVDIYINKATADEIGLTIPEDVLNEAAEIFGE; this is translated from the coding sequence ATGAAAAAAATCAAAGTATTATTAACTGTAGTTTTGTCAATTTGCTTACTGGCAGGAACTTTATTAACCCTGTCGGCGTGTTCTTCAAAAGAAAAGGATGATTCATCGGCTTCCAAAGATGGCAAAAAGAAAATAGGCATTATTCAAATAGTTGAGCATCCTTCTCTTAATACTATTAGAGAGACCTTTATCGAGCAATTGGAGAAGAATGGCTTCAAAGATGGTGAAAACATAACCATAGACTACCAGAATGCGCAGAATGACCAGACAAACTTAAAAACCATAGCGAAGAAGTTTGCTACCAATAAATATGACCTTATTGTTGCTATAGCTACACCGTCAGCTCTGGCGGCTGCAGGAGAGACAAAGGATATACCGGTGCTTTTCTCAGCGGTAACAGATCCTGTTTCCGCACAACTGGTGAAGAGCCTGGAAAAACCGGGCGGCAATGTTACCGGTACGTCCGATGCCGTATCGGCTGCAAAGATAATGGAACTGGCAATGCGTATAACTCCGGAAATAAAAACGATTGGAGCTTTATATAATTCCAGTGAGATAAATTCGATTTCTGTCATCAATGATTTGAAGGAATTTGCAAAAAGCAATGGCTTGACGGTTGTGGAAGCGACGGTTACAAGCTCATCCGAAGTGCAGCAGGCTGTACAGTCCCTGGTGGGGAAAACTGATGCCATATTCTCTCCTATTGATAACACCGTAGCTTCGGCCATGCCTGTGGTGGCTCAGATTGCCAACAAGGCGAAAATACCGGTATATGTAGGAGCTGATTCCATGGTGAAGGACGGCGGACTGGCGACTTACGGCATTAATTATCCTGTCCTGGGAAGGGAAACAGCCGATATGGCCGCAGAAATATTAAAGGGCAAAAACCCTGGGGATATGCCGGTGCGGATAATGACCGAAGTGGATATATATATAAACAAAGCCACGGCCGATGAGATAGGACTTACAATTCCCGAAGATGTGCTCAATGAAGCGGCAGAGATTTTTGGTGAATAA
- a CDS encoding ABC transporter permease, which yields MTLEALIAILHGSIEMGIIYAIMTLGVFISFRTLNMPDMTVDGSFVLGAAISAVLCTGGYPVLGLIIAFIAGAGAGSITALLHTKLKIQPLLAGILMMLALYSINIKVMGKKSNIPLNNKPTIFTPFEGTALEDNIYLIICTGILLVLLISLFLFLRTRLGFVLRATGDNEDMVRALGVNTDTTKLIGLAIANGLTALSGAIIAQYQSFADVGMGIGMVTIGLASVIIGEVIWEAIFGIKSLLRRLLAVVLGAIIYRLVIALALEIGMPATDLKLISAIIVASALSIPAVRDRLNLMRKRIAAASKNKGV from the coding sequence ATGACATTAGAGGCGCTAATTGCTATTTTACATGGATCTATAGAGATGGGCATCATATATGCGATAATGACGCTGGGAGTTTTCATCTCCTTCAGAACTCTCAATATGCCCGATATGACAGTGGACGGGAGCTTTGTACTGGGGGCCGCCATATCGGCGGTCTTGTGCACAGGCGGTTATCCCGTCCTGGGCTTGATTATTGCATTTATTGCCGGAGCCGGGGCAGGCAGTATTACTGCGCTTCTTCACACGAAGCTCAAAATACAGCCGCTGCTGGCAGGTATACTTATGATGCTGGCGCTGTACTCAATAAATATAAAGGTGATGGGAAAAAAATCGAACATCCCGCTCAACAACAAGCCTACAATTTTTACACCCTTCGAAGGCACCGCTTTGGAGGATAACATTTACCTGATAATATGCACCGGAATATTGCTGGTATTGCTTATCTCCCTTTTCCTGTTTCTGAGGACGAGGCTGGGTTTTGTCTTACGGGCAACCGGAGATAATGAAGATATGGTGAGAGCCCTTGGGGTGAATACCGACACCACCAAGCTCATAGGACTGGCTATCGCTAACGGCCTTACGGCGCTATCCGGAGCTATCATAGCTCAATACCAGTCTTTTGCAGATGTGGGTATGGGCATAGGCATGGTGACCATAGGCCTGGCTTCCGTAATCATAGGGGAAGTGATATGGGAAGCGATTTTCGGTATAAAATCATTGCTCCGCAGGCTTTTAGCGGTGGTACTGGGAGCTATTATCTACAGGCTTGTAATAGCCTTAGCGCTGGAAATTGGCATGCCTGCGACGGATTTGAAGCTGATTTCAGCCATAATAGTTGCATCAGCATTATCAATCCCTGCAGTAAGAGATCGTCTGAATCTGATGAGAAAAAGGATAGCGGCTGCGAGCAAAAATAAGGGGGTATGA
- a CDS encoding ABC transporter ATP-binding protein, producing the protein MLRIEQVSKIFGKGSINEKLALDNVSLTLDEGEFITVIGGNGAGKSTLLNCISGVYDIDKGRILLDSEDITFSPEYKRSRYIGRVFQDPMKGTAYDMTIAENLAIAYAKGKPKDLSAGIKKSDYNMFRERLSLLGLGLEDRMTQKVRLLSGGQRQALTLLMATIVKPKLLLLDEHTAALDPSAAAKVLELTRRIVAEEKLCTIMITHNMRDALDYGTRTVMMHEGRIILDISGKEREEMTVERLIEQFGSKSGTKLDNDRMLLG; encoded by the coding sequence ATGCTGAGAATAGAGCAAGTCAGCAAAATCTTCGGCAAAGGCAGCATAAATGAGAAGCTGGCGTTGGACAATGTGAGCCTCACTCTGGACGAAGGGGAGTTTATAACCGTGATCGGGGGCAATGGTGCAGGTAAATCCACCTTGCTCAATTGCATATCCGGAGTGTATGACATAGATAAGGGCAGGATACTGCTGGATTCGGAGGATATCACCTTCAGCCCGGAATATAAGAGGTCAAGGTATATCGGCAGGGTTTTTCAGGACCCGATGAAGGGAACTGCTTATGACATGACCATAGCAGAAAACTTGGCCATAGCTTATGCAAAAGGCAAGCCAAAGGATTTAAGCGCAGGGATAAAAAAATCCGATTATAATATGTTCAGAGAGCGGTTATCCCTTCTGGGATTAGGATTGGAAGACAGGATGACCCAGAAAGTCAGACTGCTTTCCGGAGGGCAGCGCCAGGCTCTTACCCTTCTTATGGCCACCATAGTAAAGCCGAAGCTCCTTCTGCTGGACGAGCATACCGCAGCCCTTGATCCGTCTGCAGCAGCCAAGGTATTGGAGCTTACCCGCCGGATTGTTGCCGAGGAAAAGCTATGTACCATTATGATAACCCACAATATGCGGGATGCGCTTGATTACGGCACAAGAACGGTAATGATGCACGAAGGCCGCATTATACTTGACATATCGGGCAAGGAGAGGGAAGAGATGACTGTGGAGCGGCTGATAGAGCAATTTGGCAGCAAGAGCGGCACGAAACTGGACAATGACAGAATGCTGCTGGGATGA
- a CDS encoding phosphatase PAP2 family protein, with protein sequence MKEQILTKLKKYNHALILLYYIVILAWFRLLEYFNTAPRHIMYSKLDDYIPFVSIFVIPYFLWFAYIAAAMVYFCLRSREDFLKLSIFMFSGMTICLIIYTLFPNGQNLRPEVVGNDIFSLVIKWLYDFDTPTNSAPSMHVLNSVAVHISIARYNGFKKSRLLKSGSFILMVLIILSTVFLKQHSVMDVMYGLLLSAILYVLVYKTKFKGLQNLWKSYEESDSV encoded by the coding sequence ATGAAAGAGCAAATATTAACTAAACTCAAAAAATACAATCATGCGCTTATACTTTTGTATTACATTGTAATTTTAGCGTGGTTTAGGCTTTTGGAGTATTTTAATACCGCGCCCAGACATATTATGTATTCCAAACTTGATGACTATATTCCTTTTGTAAGCATATTCGTCATTCCGTATTTTTTGTGGTTTGCTTATATAGCCGCAGCCATGGTATATTTCTGCCTCAGGTCCAGGGAGGATTTCCTTAAGTTGAGCATTTTTATGTTTTCCGGAATGACCATCTGCCTTATCATTTATACGCTGTTTCCCAATGGTCAGAACCTTAGACCTGAAGTTGTTGGAAATGACATCTTTTCGTTGGTGATAAAATGGCTGTATGATTTTGATACACCGACCAATTCTGCTCCCAGCATGCACGTGTTGAACTCAGTGGCTGTTCATATTTCAATCGCGCGATATAACGGATTTAAAAAGAGCAGGCTTCTGAAATCCGGTTCGTTCATTCTCATGGTGCTTATCATATTGTCGACGGTATTTTTAAAGCAGCATTCAGTCATGGACGTCATGTATGGCCTGCTGCTCAGCGCAATCTTATATGTGCTGGTGTATAAAACAAAGTTCAAAGGGCTGCAGAATTTATGGAAGTCCTACGAAGAGTCGGACTCAGTATAA
- a CDS encoding AI-2E family transporter — MWYKGKFYKYATAIIMILVIIFMLSKIDFFLSPFRRFLATIFYPILATVFLYYICRPLVKLFMKIRLPKWAAILATFVIVIAFIVFTSTYTSSILTSQLNQLVRDFPKSYEWIKQATRDLMDSPWHQYINFEDLQNKLISFAQNFTRSLTSITFNFLSRLANFGTALFTVPFMLYYFLKDDLQFKEYILKLVPDKHAQNIRTILKDVDTALSSYITGQLIVASAIGVMMFIGFSIIRLKYPLVMAIFAAVACIIPYFGPWIGIIPAAFVSLSEGPVMLLKVIIVMLVVQQIDNNFISPQIMGKNLNIHPVTVILLLLGGSSLFGLLGLIIIIPSYAAVKAVALNVYRMYLSKYVKKEA; from the coding sequence ATGTGGTATAAGGGCAAATTTTACAAGTATGCGACTGCAATCATCATGATACTGGTTATCATATTTATGTTAAGTAAAATAGACTTCTTCCTGTCCCCCTTCAGAAGGTTTTTAGCGACGATTTTTTATCCAATTCTGGCAACTGTGTTTTTATATTATATATGCCGCCCCTTGGTAAAGCTTTTTATGAAAATACGCCTTCCGAAATGGGCCGCCATTTTGGCAACTTTTGTCATAGTGATCGCCTTCATCGTGTTCACCAGTACTTATACAAGCAGCATTCTGACAAGCCAGCTTAATCAGCTGGTGAGGGATTTCCCAAAGAGTTACGAATGGATTAAACAGGCTACCAGGGATTTGATGGACAGTCCATGGCATCAATATATCAATTTTGAAGACTTGCAGAACAAGTTAATATCCTTTGCTCAAAACTTCACCCGCAGTCTGACGTCCATCACCTTCAACTTTTTATCACGGCTGGCGAATTTCGGCACAGCGCTTTTTACAGTTCCCTTCATGCTGTATTATTTTTTAAAAGATGATCTCCAGTTTAAGGAATACATACTGAAGCTGGTTCCGGATAAGCATGCTCAAAATATCAGGACTATATTGAAAGATGTGGATACAGCTCTTTCATCCTACATAACCGGCCAGCTGATTGTGGCCTCAGCCATAGGAGTGATGATGTTCATAGGCTTTAGCATCATCCGGCTGAAATATCCTCTGGTAATGGCAATTTTCGCCGCTGTAGCATGCATAATCCCCTACTTCGGCCCTTGGATCGGAATTATTCCGGCTGCCTTTGTAAGCTTGTCGGAAGGGCCTGTTATGCTGCTTAAGGTGATTATCGTTATGCTGGTAGTCCAACAGATCGATAACAATTTCATATCACCCCAGATAATGGGTAAAAACCTGAACATCCACCCCGTAACCGTAATTCTTCTGCTGTTGGGAGGAAGCTCATTGTTCGGGCTTCTCGGCCTGATTATAATAATACCTTCCTATGCGGCAGTGAAGGCTGTTGCTTTGAATGTATACAGAATGTATCTATCCAAATATGTCAAAAAAGAAGCATAG
- a CDS encoding nitroreductase family protein, whose amino-acid sequence MIRDLVKKNRSYRRFYQDVRIERRTLEELIDLARLSSSGANLQPLKYVLSWDEEKNSLIFPHLRWAGYLKDWDGPVEGERPSAYIVMLGDKDISKNYMWDPGIACQSILLGACEKGLGGCIFGSVDRKNLAEALNIPEKYEILLVIALGKPKEIVVLEEIDASGDIKYWRDENQVHHVPKRKLEDIILDL is encoded by the coding sequence ATGATACGTGATTTGGTTAAAAAGAACCGCAGCTACAGACGGTTTTATCAGGATGTTAGGATCGAAAGAAGGACCCTGGAGGAATTGATCGATCTGGCTCGCTTATCCTCCTCCGGTGCCAATTTGCAGCCTCTTAAATATGTGCTTTCCTGGGATGAGGAAAAAAACAGCCTTATATTCCCCCATTTAAGGTGGGCTGGTTACTTGAAGGACTGGGATGGTCCTGTAGAAGGGGAAAGGCCGTCGGCATACATAGTAATGCTTGGGGACAAGGATATCTCCAAAAACTACATGTGGGATCCGGGAATCGCATGCCAGAGCATTCTTTTGGGAGCCTGTGAAAAAGGTCTCGGGGGATGCATTTTCGGCTCTGTAGACAGAAAGAACCTGGCCGAGGCATTGAATATACCGGAAAAATATGAAATCCTGCTGGTCATAGCACTGGGAAAACCGAAGGAAATCGTGGTTTTAGAAGAGATAGACGCCTCAGGGGATATAAAATACTGGAGGGATGAAAACCAGGTGCACCATGTTCCCAAAAGAAAACTGGAGGACATTATTCTGGATTTGTGA
- a CDS encoding zinc dependent phospholipase C family protein, with amino-acid sequence MPGFYTHYLCGREALEKINSQEIANIIVRHRQLYNLGLQGPDIFFFYFYLPSAETKKVKGTGSKMHAKKVASFFSCALKYISERETSEREALLSYLCGYACHYSLDCSTHPYIFYKTGFVRKGEKHTSKYVCYHRQFETTIDFLMVSEKLGCKPAEINGSSLIRLDSSEYYTVGCMYRSLLKDVMGIDISVEQVQRAAKEIGIAMSLFRDRTGLKRKLVYAVESVIGKYHPVSSMVHPLKLNDSRDYLNRQKAVWSLPWDIDAKSDSSFIEMFDSASSEAAHLCDAIYNCVIGNISPEKAVDIIGNRSFSTGLDCDKPLEFKYYDCIFE; translated from the coding sequence ATGCCCGGCTTTTACACTCACTATTTGTGTGGTCGCGAAGCTCTTGAAAAAATTAACAGCCAGGAAATTGCAAACATCATCGTCAGGCATAGGCAGCTATATAATCTCGGTTTACAAGGCCCGGATATATTTTTCTTTTACTTTTATCTGCCATCGGCTGAAACAAAAAAGGTCAAAGGCACAGGCAGTAAAATGCATGCAAAGAAGGTAGCAAGCTTTTTCTCCTGCGCGTTAAAATATATATCGGAAAGGGAGACTTCCGAAAGGGAAGCCCTGCTCTCATATTTATGCGGATATGCCTGCCACTACTCCCTTGACTGCAGTACCCACCCCTATATATTTTATAAAACAGGCTTTGTCCGAAAAGGAGAGAAGCATACTTCCAAATATGTCTGCTATCACAGGCAGTTTGAAACAACGATAGACTTTTTGATGGTAAGCGAAAAACTCGGATGCAAGCCGGCTGAAATCAACGGCAGCTCTCTCATCCGGCTGGACAGCAGCGAATATTATACCGTTGGATGCATGTACAGAAGCTTGCTTAAAGATGTTATGGGTATAGATATCAGCGTTGAGCAGGTTCAAAGGGCTGCAAAAGAGATAGGTATCGCCATGTCGCTGTTCCGCGACAGAACCGGCCTGAAAAGAAAGCTGGTTTATGCCGTTGAATCAGTGATCGGAAAATACCACCCTGTATCAAGCATGGTACATCCCCTTAAGCTAAACGACAGCCGTGATTACCTGAACAGGCAGAAAGCTGTGTGGAGCCTTCCCTGGGATATAGATGCCAAAAGCGACTCCTCTTTTATTGAGATGTTCGACAGTGCCTCCTCTGAAGCTGCTCATTTGTGTGATGCAATATACAACTGTGTCATCGGGAACATTTCGCCGGAAAAAGCCGTGGATATCATCGGCAACCGTTCTTTTTCCACAGGTTTGGACTGTGATAAGCCTTTAGAGTTCAAGTACTACGATTGCATTTTTGAATAA
- a CDS encoding glycoside hydrolase family 20 zincin-like fold domain-containing protein, producing the protein MFLLPIPKEIHIQEGRFSLKPGAKIVLDAGCNFNDLDAARILQEEIFKTLKFKVDVTKSYSSEDGCIYLKKSKGKAESYKLYISGKGIELIGADDAGLFYGVQTLRQIIRNNGADIQCLEINDEPYFPNRGFYHDATRGKVPTLETLKELADRASSVKINQIQLYIEHTFAFEGFSEVWTGADPLTAEEILLFDEYCRKKHIELVPSLSTFGHLYMALSTRSFSHLCELENSQDMPYSWVGRMEHHTLDVSNPGSLEFVENMLNQFIPLFSSNKFNICCDETFDLGEGKNKELAKKLGKGKLYVDFLNKIIDIVKKHGKEVMFWGDIILSHPEYFDQIPKDTICLNWDYSANPSEEKVKAFAESGISQYVCPGVGGWNQLMNALDSSFSNIRKMVDYGVKYNASGVLNTDWGDYGHINLFGNSIPGMIYGGALSWNPEYREEVSAVDEAISRLEYGDATGRITGLLRELSRQYVVGHSLITYWRENKFIGYPNLSADQKERLLNLPEKEVIEAHDKALKIAEEIAGIAPHINAERSLDMREFYVSARGIALYNALGLVIKKYDFNNGAGQLIYPPKQLAGLLECWLADYMQVWRARNKESELYRIRESIVQICKYLRDIK; encoded by the coding sequence ATGTTTCTATTGCCGATACCGAAAGAAATACACATTCAAGAAGGGCGTTTTTCATTAAAGCCGGGCGCAAAGATTGTTCTGGATGCAGGCTGCAATTTCAACGATCTCGATGCGGCCAGGATTTTGCAGGAGGAAATCTTCAAGACGCTTAAGTTCAAGGTTGATGTTACAAAATCGTACAGCAGCGAAGATGGCTGTATTTATTTAAAAAAATCCAAGGGAAAGGCAGAGTCGTATAAGCTGTACATATCCGGGAAGGGAATTGAGCTTATCGGAGCCGATGATGCGGGATTGTTTTATGGTGTGCAGACATTAAGACAGATAATCCGCAATAACGGAGCGGATATTCAGTGCTTGGAAATCAATGATGAGCCATATTTCCCTAACAGGGGATTCTATCATGATGCTACAAGGGGAAAGGTTCCCACCTTGGAAACATTAAAGGAACTGGCCGACAGGGCATCCTCGGTAAAGATCAACCAAATACAGCTTTATATAGAGCATACCTTCGCCTTCGAAGGCTTCAGCGAGGTGTGGACAGGGGCAGATCCCCTTACGGCAGAGGAGATACTGCTGTTTGATGAATATTGCAGGAAAAAGCATATAGAGCTGGTGCCCTCTCTCTCGACCTTCGGACACCTTTACATGGCTTTGTCCACCAGAAGCTTCAGCCATTTGTGTGAGCTGGAAAACAGCCAGGATATGCCTTATTCATGGGTGGGACGCATGGAGCACCATACCCTCGATGTGTCAAATCCCGGAAGCCTGGAATTTGTTGAAAATATGCTAAATCAATTTATTCCTTTATTCTCATCCAACAAATTCAACATATGCTGTGACGAGACCTTTGACCTGGGCGAAGGCAAGAACAAGGAGCTGGCGAAAAAGCTGGGTAAGGGCAAGCTTTATGTGGATTTCCTGAACAAGATCATCGATATTGTAAAGAAGCATGGCAAGGAGGTCATGTTCTGGGGAGACATCATATTGAGCCATCCGGAGTATTTTGACCAGATTCCTAAGGACACTATATGCCTGAATTGGGATTACAGCGCCAACCCCAGCGAGGAAAAGGTAAAGGCCTTTGCAGAAAGCGGCATCAGCCAGTATGTTTGTCCTGGCGTAGGGGGATGGAATCAATTGATGAATGCGCTGGATTCATCCTTCTCAAATATAAGAAAAATGGTGGACTATGGTGTGAAATATAACGCCTCGGGAGTTCTGAACACAGACTGGGGAGACTATGGGCATATCAACCTTTTCGGAAATTCAATACCCGGAATGATTTATGGCGGCGCCCTTTCATGGAATCCGGAATACAGGGAAGAAGTTTCAGCGGTGGATGAAGCCATTTCCAGGCTCGAATACGGCGATGCTACAGGAAGAATCACAGGGCTGCTGAGAGAACTGTCGAGGCAGTATGTTGTAGGCCACTCTTTAATCACTTACTGGAGGGAAAATAAGTTTATTGGATATCCCAACTTAAGCGCCGATCAAAAGGAAAGGCTTTTGAACCTGCCGGAGAAGGAAGTGATTGAAGCTCATGACAAGGCTTTGAAGATCGCGGAGGAAATAGCAGGCATAGCTCCTCATATCAACGCTGAACGCAGCCTTGATATGAGGGAATTCTATGTATCTGCCAGAGGAATCGCCCTTTACAATGCTCTGGGGCTTGTCATCAAAAAATATGACTTCAATAATGGGGCCGGGCAGCTCATCTATCCTCCAAAGCAGCTGGCAGGCCTTCTGGAATGCTGGTTGGCAGATTATATGCAGGTTTGGAGGGCACGGAACAAGGAAAGTGAACTGTACCGCATAAGGGAGTCCATCGTACAGATATGCAAGTACCTGAGGGATATAAAATAG